TTCGATCCGATTACTTACGGATATCGAGTTGTTTCAACACCGTTTCGTACTTTTTAACATCAGTACGACGGAGGTAATCCAACAATTTTCTTCTTTGATTTACCGCAGTCACCAAACCGCGACGGCCGTGGTGATCTTTTTTGTGGATTTCAAAGTGTGAAGTCAATTCGTTGATTTTTGCAGTCAAAAGAGCGATTTGGATTTCAGAAGAACCTGTGTCCAAGTCACCACGTTTGAATTTCTTAACGATTTGCGCTTTTGTTTCTTTTGCGACTGCCATTAAAGTCTCCTTTGTTAATAACAAGGCCTTAGGGCCTTGTTCACCAGCGTAAGAGCGTCATGGCTGTCGCTCGGCCAGTGTGTTTTTGAAGGCTAGGTTCTCCCATGAACTGAGAATGGGGTCAATACTTAATCACCCTTTTTATCACAAATCCCCGGTCTTTTTCGATACCTACAAGGGCCAAGAGCTTTCCTGAGGTCAGCGATAAAACCTGAATAATATCGTCCTTTTGAGGGTCAAACATCGTAATCAAGAAGGAGCGAAGCTCGTGGCTGATCTGACCATTGCTTAGGAGGGTCTGATCATAGCCCTTAATTCGCACCCGCTTGGCCGCAGGCAAAGCCCGCTCCATCGGCACCATGGCTGCCACTTCCCGGCCGGCTTTCAATTCAGCCTCAAGATCCTCCAAAGTGATGGATTGTTCTAAAGCATAAGGATCCGACCAAAACCGGGTCAGAGCACTCATTGTCGCTCCACAACCCAATTTCTGCCCCAAAAGATCAATCCAAGAGCGAACATAAGTCCCCTTTGAACAATGAAAGCGGAACTCCGCCTCGGTCCCATCAAAACCCAGAAACTCCAGGTTCCAGAACTTCATATCTTTGTGAGGAACTTCCACCGCCTGCTCGTTACGAGCATAGTCATAAAGCTTCTGCCCCTGAATCTTGATAGCTGAGTAAATCGGCACTTTCAAACTCATCTCACCGACAAGACTCAAGCCGATATCGCGGACTTGCTCCAGGGAAACATTCACCGGAGCTGTTTTCAGAGTCTGCCCCGTGATGTCTAAAGTATCGGTTTCGACACCGAGGCGCGCTTTAAGCTGATAGGCCTTATCGCCTTCGAGAATATACTGACTGAGTTTTGTGGCCTCACCAACGAGGGCCACCATCAGGCCTTCCGCCAGAGGATCCAAAGTTCCTGCATGCCCCACGGATTTCGTACCCAAGATCCGGCGCAGACGTGAAACCACGTCATGACTTGTCACCCCTGAGGGTTTTCTGACCAGTACTAAACCGTGAAATGTGCTCACTTAGCCTTCTTCGCTAGAATCGTCTTCGTCTGAAGAATCTGCGGCCTCAGGTCGTGCAACGCCCTGTTTAGATTTGGATTTGCGCTCGTTATCGAGATCTTGAAGGATTTTTTCAACCTTCAGAATCTCCTCGGTCTCATGATCAGGATAGAACGTGAGCTTCGGACAATAGCGCATCTTGAGTTCTTTACCGAGATAATTTTGAATTTCAAAAGCACGGTCTTGGAGCAAGTCCACTGCTTCGTCAAGAAGCTTCGGATCGCCAAGGATGCTGATATAAACTTTTGCTGTACGCAAATCGCCCGGCATTCTCACGCGGGCGACTGTCACGATTCCCGGGAGTGGTAATTTAAACCCGGAAATCAAAAACTGGGCGACGCTCTGCTGAACCTCGCGCTCGACTCGAGCTACTCTGCGTCCGTCACCCGTGTTCTTCATTATACGTTGGCCTCGTAAGTTAACTCGCGAGCAACTTCTTCTTTAACGAAGGCTTCGATATTGTCACCGACTTTAACGTCGTTGAAGTTCTCGATGCCGATACCGCACTCAAAGCCTGTCGCAACTTCTTTGGCGTCGTCTTTGAAGCGTTTAAGTGAAGAAATTTTTCCTTCGTAAACGATCTTACCGTCACGGATAAGGCGAGCCATATTTGATCTTTGGATTTTGCCGTCAACGACGAAGCAACCCGCGATCGTGCCCACTTTAGGAACAGTAAATGTATTACGAACTTCTGCGCGACCCATAACTTTCTCAACGATATCTGGAGTAAGGAGA
The sequence above is drawn from the Bdellovibrionales bacterium genome and encodes:
- the truB gene encoding tRNA pseudouridine(55) synthase TruB; amino-acid sequence: MSTFHGLVLVRKPSGVTSHDVVSRLRRILGTKSVGHAGTLDPLAEGLMVALVGEATKLSQYILEGDKAYQLKARLGVETDTLDITGQTLKTAPVNVSLEQVRDIGLSLVGEMSLKVPIYSAIKIQGQKLYDYARNEQAVEVPHKDMKFWNLEFLGFDGTEAEFRFHCSKGTYVRSWIDLLGQKLGCGATMSALTRFWSDPYALEQSITLEDLEAELKAGREVAAMVPMERALPAAKRVRIKGYDQTLLSNGQISHELRSFLITMFDPQKDDIIQVLSLTSGKLLALVGIEKDRGFVIKRVIKY
- the rbfA gene encoding 30S ribosome-binding factor RbfA — encoded protein: MKNTGDGRRVARVEREVQQSVAQFLISGFKLPLPGIVTVARVRMPGDLRTAKVYISILGDPKLLDEAVDLLQDRAFEIQNYLGKELKMRYCPKLTFYPDHETEEILKVEKILQDLDNERKSKSKQGVARPEAADSSDEDDSSEEG
- the rpsO gene encoding 30S ribosomal protein S15, whose translation is MAVAKETKAQIVKKFKRGDLDTGSSEIQIALLTAKINELTSHFEIHKKDHHGRRGLVTAVNQRRKLLDYLRRTDVKKYETVLKQLDIRK